Genomic DNA from Desulfonema ishimotonii:
TGCTTGCGGAATGCGGGATTTTATCCCTGCCGACTGTCCGAGTTCCGGTAAATAATTATCCGAGACAACCGAAAGCTCTGCGCGTTTTTATGGAAACTGCGTGGGAACGGTCTGTCTCATCAAAGAATTTAACCGAGAAATTTATGGTTTTCAACATACAAGCGTTGGAACGATAAGCGTGTGATCCCCGACACCATCGCTCAACCCGCTTCAGCGGGTTTCAATGATTCAGCCGGGGAATTCATTCCCTGGCGAACGGACGGAGCGCCGCATACCTCTTTTTATACCGGGCATTTTCCGGGTCAGCGGTCATGGCCTTCTGGTAATAATCCACGCAGGATTTGGCATCGCCGAGCTTCTGAAATGCCTCTGCCGCCTGTGCGTAAAAGGCTGCGTGACCGGGCCGGAGCCGGATCGCCCGAAGCCAGTCTTCAAGGGCCCCCGGATAGTCCTGCACTCGCCACCGTATCCGCGCCCTGTGATGATACAGCCAGGGAGATGCTTTCTGACTGCACCGGATGGCGGCAGACGCGGCCTTTTCCGCAGGATCAAGCTTGCGAAGCTGCACCAGTGCCCTGGAAAACATGAGATGATACTGGCTGTTTTCAGGCGCAAGCACGGTGGCCTTCTGGCTGGCCAGTTCCATCTCGTCCCATTTCTTTCGGATCTCGGCAATGCGGGCCAGCCAGTAAAACGCGGCCGCAACCGGTTCCCCTTCGTTGACCGATATGAGCAATGCTCTGGCGCGGACATACGCCTTCTGATCCATAAAGGAGCGGACCGCCAGCATGTCGGCATCACGGGGATAAAGAAACAGCGGCCTGGCTTTTTCATACACGGCATCAAACAGATCCCACGCCGTTTCGCGTCTGCACAGGCCGTACACGCGCTGAAAACAGCTTTTCCGCGCCCCTGTCTTTGCCATGTGCAGGGCACGGTAAAATGTCTCTCCTGCGGCTGTCTCCGCCCCGGTTTTCAACTGAAGCTCGGCCAGGCGGATATAATGTCCGGCAGTATTCTGAAATGCCTGAAACCCAAGGGCCTTCTGGTAATACGCCAGCGATTCGGACCAGTTATTCTCCCCGGCCATGATCCCGGAAAGCGCCATGCAGGTCTGGCGGGGCAGATTGTCGGCCTTCAGCGCGCTGTGCAGGCCCCGGACACAGGCGGCGCGGACCTCATCAGACCAGAATCCCTCTTTTTTCAGGTAATGCCAGGCCGGGGGCCAGCCGGACACCAGCTTTTGTATCACCGCGTCCCGTCTCGCATATGCTTTCTGCTCATGGAGCTGCCGGGCCAGCGCGTAATTATACCGGATGCTGTGGGGGCGAAGCCGGACCGCCCGTTCAAAATGGGCAAGCGGCTGTGATACATCGGTGTCCCCCGGATCGTTCCGGCGCAGCACCGCGCATCTGGCCAGCCCGTAGGCCACTTGCGCATCCAGCGGGTTGAGCCGGGCGGCCTCAAGATAAAACGCAGTGGCCTGTTTCAGCAGGGAGACGGCTTTTTCCGGGTCAGATGCCGAATTGACCATCTCAAAATAAATTTCCCCCAGTCGGCTGTAAAGCCGGTCGTCCTCCGGCTGATACGTGACCGCCTTTTCCAGACAGCCCGCAGACAGCCCGTATTGCCCCTTTGCAAAAAAATGATCTGCCCGGAGGCAGCAAACCTGGGAAAAAAGACGCAGTCCGATAAAATAAAGCGCTGTGGCAGCCGCAATCACAAGGATGCCGGAGAGCAGATATCTCATCGCCGGCGGAGGAGGAGCGTTACGGGGATTTCCGGCTGTCAGACCGTGTTTCACGGACTTTCGTTTCAGAGGAGTACTATTTTTCACAACTTACATTCCTCTCTTTGTCGGATGTGATTTTTTTACTTAAAATACAAAAGTTGGCATATGAATGGCTATCCTGACAATTTTTTGTTTGGCAAAAGCCGGGAGGCTGTATAAGGATCTGACGCTGTGTTGCCGGTCGGACGGATGGTGTGATCTTTTGAAGATATGATAGCGGATAGCGCCGAAGGCCGCCATGTAAGGCGACCTTACAGTCGGGCCTCAGAACGTGGAAACGGTAGCGCCGCCCTGTGTGGCGGCATACGGGTGGCACGTAACATGCGTGATGCGCCGAAGGCCGCCGTGTAAGGCGGCCTTACCGTCGGCAGCAGAGCGTGGAAAATTTCTTTAATCCCTATGCCGCATCGGCATGGTAGTTTGAATAGTATTTCTGGTAATATTTGTAATATCCCTCCCGGCGGACATCCACGCGGTTCAGGATGACGCCCATGAGATTGGCCTGGGTGCGGCGGAGCTGTGCCACGGCTTTCCCCACCATATTCCGCCTGAGCAGCCCGGACTTTACGACCATTGCAACCCCGTCGGCCTGGGGGGCCAGCAGCAGGGCGTCGCTGGCCGGGAGGATCGGCGGGGTGTCAATAATCACAAAATCGAACCGCCTTGCCAGGTAGGAGATGAGGAACCGCATCCGGTCAGATCCCACCAGCTCGGAGGGGTTGGGCGGAATCGCCCCGGAGGGAAGGACAAAGAGGTTGGGCGTATCGGTTTTCTGAATCAGGGTCTCAATCTGTTTTCTCAGAAACAGGTAGTTCTCCCCCTCTTTCAGCTTTCGCTCGTACAGCTGATGGAGACCGAACGGATCGGCATCGTCGCTGTTGAAATAGGATTCCGGCAGATCACTGAAATGAAATTCTCCGGTTTTCATCCGGGAAACCACCTGAAAGCTTTCCATCGTGTGCATATTCAGAGGGCCTCTCAGGTCTTTTTCACTGATCAGTCCCATGTCAGTGAGAACAGCGCCCAGCTTCTGGCCGGTATCTTTTCGCCTGCGCAATGCGATCTTTGCGTTTTCAAGTGACAGCACCCCGCTTTCAACAAGAACGCTCGCCAGTTTCTTCTCCTCCGGGCGGGTGGCCCAGATGATATCCCGCAGCCGCCCCTCATGGAAATACATCTCAATGACATCTTTGCCGCTGTCCAGTTTTAACAGCCCGTTTTTTTTCTGCAACTCGACCAGTTTAAACAAATCATCGGTTGCGAAGTCATCCAGCACACCGTGCGTGATATCCGCGTTGATGGCATCGGAGAGCAACTCCGTGACCCCCCGGGCTTTGGCGGCGTTAAAGAGTCGGCTGATCATGGGCTTGCGGAGGTCGGCGTCGATGACCAGCACGGATTTTCCGGACTGGGACATGGTATAGGCGAGATTGAATGTGGTAACGGTCTTGCCCTCTGACTGCCCTGCGCTGGTGATCACAAGTGAGCGGATCTTTCTGTCCATCACCGAAAAGTGAATGTTGGTTCTGAGGGTCCGGTAGGCTTCGGCAAAACGGGACTGGGCGCCCATACTGTCCAGCAGGACATTCGGGTAGCGTTTCAGCATCGGATTTTGTGCGGTATTTTTTTTCATATGATTCTCCTTCATTATGGCTTCTCCGCCTCGGGTATGACAGACAGCACGGGCAGATCGAGGTATTTCTGAATATCCTCTTCGGTGCGGAAGGACTGATCCAGATATTCGCGCAGAAATGCAAGGCCGATACCGAACATCCCGCCCAGCACAATCCCCAGCAGGATATTCCGTTTCCGGTTCGGCCTGACAGGTGATTCGGGCAGATCAGCCTGTTCCACCACCCGGATGTTTGAGATATCCAGTTTTTCGTCAATATTTGACGCCTCTATTTTGCCCAGCAGGGTATCGTAGAGTTTCTTGCCGGTCTCCACATTCCGCCGGAGTATGGTATAGCGCAGCTCTTTCTTATTGGTTTCCAGTGCGTCGTTCTCAAATCCCGCAATGGTCTCCTGCAGGACATTTTCCTTGCTGATCAGAACCGTCCGCTGCGCCTTCAGGTTCTCCATCTCCTTTCGGATCTCATCGTTCAGCTTTCGCCGGGTCTTGGTGATTTTGCTGATAATCTGCTGAATCTTAGGATGTTTTTCCTTATACACCCGGCTCAGCCGGTTGTGTTCCACCTCCGCTTCAAGGATCTGGCCATAGAGGGTGTCGATCGTGGTGTTGTCAATCAGCATACGGGCGTTATGGATCTGCCCTTTTCTTTTTGAAATCCGCTTCAGTTCCGCCAGCCGGGCATCCAGCTCCAGCCTCTGATTCCGGGCCTCAAGGTAGGCATCGTTGAAATCGCCGATCTTCTGGGTAATCATGTTCTGCTTGCCCTCGATGGAAAAAATTTTCTCCTGCTGCTTGAAGGCCTGAAATTCAACCTCGGCATCTTCCAGTTTTTTCCGGGTCTCATAGAGCTGGGCCGTCATCCATTTCAGCATATCCCTGGAGGATCTGAGCCGTCCGCCCGCATCAAACTCTATATAGCTTTGCGTCAGGGCATTGGCGATCTCTCTGGCCCGGACCGGGTCCGGGTCTTCCACCCGGATTCTCAGGAGATGGGTATCCCGGACCTCTTCGATGGTAATCCGGTCCGCCAGGGCCGAGATGGCCGCAGACAGGGGATCTGCCTGCAAGGCGTCCTTTTCCTCATCCCCCGTGATAAGCCGGATATTTTTCATGATCTTTGCCCAGAACGCCCTGACGGGAATGAACTCCGTATGCGCGGCTTCCGTCTTCCGGTTCGGCGCGTCAAGGCCGAGCCTGCGGACCACCGCTTCAAGAACAGGGCGGGAGGTCAGCATTTTCAGATGGGTATTAAAGGCCATCTGCTGGTTAATGTACCCGCCGTATTCGATCTGCTCACCGGTGGCCGGGGAAACCGCATAGTTATCCTCTATCACCATGGTCGTTGCCGCCTCATAAACGGGCGTCATCTGAAAGGTGAAAAAAACCGTCAGAGAGACGACGAGGACGAAGCAGATGCAGATCAGCCACCTGTGTTTGAACATGACGTTATAATAATCAGAGAGCGTTATGTTTGTTTCATTTTCCTGCATATTCATGTGTTTCTCCTGACAGGCCCGGATTACAGCCAGCTCTCCGGGACATTGATCCGGTCGCCGGGTTTCAGCGCCACATCCGGCGTCTTTCCATCCCTGACCTTTTCCAGATTGATTTTGATGATCTTCTGCCGGTTATTTTCTTTTCGGATGATCCGGGTCCGGTTCGGGGCCGCGTATTTGCCGAATCCTCCGGCCACGATACAGGCGTTCAGGGCTGTCAGCCCCGGCTGAAAAGCATAGACACCGGGTTTCCGAACCTCGCCTTCCACGTAAATATTGGACTCACCGATATGCTGCTCCTTCTCAAACGGAATATAGACGACATCCCCGGATTCAAGGGAAATATCCTGCGCCATATCCCCCTGGTCCAAAAGCCTGTTGAGATCGGACCGGTTCCGGGCTTTCAGCGACACCAGCGCTTCCACATTCTCTCCGTTCTGAACCGCCTCTGTGGCATCCCGCAGGATGTAGGCCACATTCCCCCGGTTTGACACGACGCCCCCGGCCTTGACGATCAGCTTCATCAGGGTCGCCCTGCTTCTCATTTCATACAGGCCCGGCGCATTAACGGCCCCGGAAATATAATACCGGAGGCTGTGATATTCGGTGATGTGAACGTTGACCGAGGGATCGACAAAGTAATCGCTTTCCAGGGGCGCAAAAATGCGGTTTTCCAGTTCGGTAACGGTCAGCCCCACAGCCTGAACCGGTCCCACAAAGGGGACATTGACCTCTCCGCCGGCACTGGGCGTCAGAAAGACCTCCTGCTGCTTTTCACCGCCTGCGTAAATCGCCACAGACAGGACATCGCCGGGACCGATGCGATAGGCTTCATCCTGTGCCCACAGCGGTGTTCCCAGCAAAAAAATAAGAAGAAACAGACCGGCCGGCAGCGCACTGCCGAACCGTTTTTTTAGTGTTTTCATGCTGGTCATAATGTTTTTCCCTGTGTTTTTCATTCTGCTCGGCTGATACGGTTTTACCGCCATTTCAGAGCGTTGCGTTGCTACTTCTTTTGCAGATCATAGACGGAGTCAATGCCAACCAGAAAATAGGTGTTGTCATAATCGTATTCACCGATATCAGAGTCATTGTTCTCATATCCCGCTTCCATTTTCAGCTTCAGCCATTCATTAAAATAGTAGGCGATGGCGGCTGAAATCCCGAATTCGTCATCTTCGCGGCCCTCGTCCCCGGTATACGCCTCTGACCAGTTTTTATAGTCCGAATTTCTGTAGTAACTGCCAACCGTCGCATGTATTTTCCGGGTGAATGCGTGATCTCCGGTAAAACTGAACTGTGTGACCTGGGCGAAGTCGTCCGATACCCCGGAGTCGTTGAAATCCTGTTCAATGGCAAGCTTGGCAAAACTTTTGCCGCCGGGCGTTTTGGCCCCGAAGGCGATCCGCCAGGTCAGGGTATCCTGATCCCC
This window encodes:
- a CDS encoding polysaccharide biosynthesis tyrosine autokinase, whose translation is MKKNTAQNPMLKRYPNVLLDSMGAQSRFAEAYRTLRTNIHFSVMDRKIRSLVITSAGQSEGKTVTTFNLAYTMSQSGKSVLVIDADLRKPMISRLFNAAKARGVTELLSDAINADITHGVLDDFATDDLFKLVELQKKNGLLKLDSGKDVIEMYFHEGRLRDIIWATRPEEKKLASVLVESGVLSLENAKIALRRRKDTGQKLGAVLTDMGLISEKDLRGPLNMHTMESFQVVSRMKTGEFHFSDLPESYFNSDDADPFGLHQLYERKLKEGENYLFLRKQIETLIQKTDTPNLFVLPSGAIPPNPSELVGSDRMRFLISYLARRFDFVIIDTPPILPASDALLLAPQADGVAMVVKSGLLRRNMVGKAVAQLRRTQANLMGVILNRVDVRREGYYKYYQKYYSNYHADAA
- a CDS encoding polysaccharide biosynthesis/export family protein produces the protein MTSMKTLKKRFGSALPAGLFLLIFLLGTPLWAQDEAYRIGPGDVLSVAIYAGGEKQQEVFLTPSAGGEVNVPFVGPVQAVGLTVTELENRIFAPLESDYFVDPSVNVHITEYHSLRYYISGAVNAPGLYEMRSRATLMKLIVKAGGVVSNRGNVAYILRDATEAVQNGENVEALVSLKARNRSDLNRLLDQGDMAQDISLESGDVVYIPFEKEQHIGESNIYVEGEVRKPGVYAFQPGLTALNACIVAGGFGKYAAPNRTRIIRKENNRQKIIKINLEKVRDGKTPDVALKPGDRINVPESWL
- a CDS encoding GumC family protein, yielding MNMQENETNITLSDYYNVMFKHRWLICICFVLVVSLTVFFTFQMTPVYEAATTMVIEDNYAVSPATGEQIEYGGYINQQMAFNTHLKMLTSRPVLEAVVRRLGLDAPNRKTEAAHTEFIPVRAFWAKIMKNIRLITGDEEKDALQADPLSAAISALADRITIEEVRDTHLLRIRVEDPDPVRAREIANALTQSYIEFDAGGRLRSSRDMLKWMTAQLYETRKKLEDAEVEFQAFKQQEKIFSIEGKQNMITQKIGDFNDAYLEARNQRLELDARLAELKRISKRKGQIHNARMLIDNTTIDTLYGQILEAEVEHNRLSRVYKEKHPKIQQIISKITKTRRKLNDEIRKEMENLKAQRTVLISKENVLQETIAGFENDALETNKKELRYTILRRNVETGKKLYDTLLGKIEASNIDEKLDISNIRVVEQADLPESPVRPNRKRNILLGIVLGGMFGIGLAFLREYLDQSFRTEEDIQKYLDLPVLSVIPEAEKP